The following are encoded together in the Equus quagga isolate Etosha38 chromosome 1, UCLA_HA_Equagga_1.0, whole genome shotgun sequence genome:
- the LOC124227037 gene encoding lysozyme C, milk isozyme — protein MRSTLIISLLSCFFAVYEAKVFSKCELAHKLKAQEMDGFGGYSLANWVCMAEYESNFNTRAFNGKNANGSSDYGLFQLNNKWWCKDNKRSSSNACNIMCSKLLDDNIDDDISCAKRVVRDPKGMSAWKAWVKHCKDKDLSEYLASCNL, from the exons ATGAGGTCCACTCTGATCATCTCCCTCCTCAGCTGCTTCTTTGCAGTTTACGAGGCCAAAGTCTTCTCCAAGTGTGAGCTGGCCCACAAGCTAAAGGCCCAGGAAATGGATGGTTTTGGTGGCTACAGCCTGGCAAACT GGGTCTGCATGGCTGAGTATGAGAGTAACTTCAACACCCGGGCCTTTAATGGAAAAAATGCCAATGGCAGTAGTGACTATGGGCTCTTCCAGCTGAACAACAAGTGGTGGTGCAAAGATAACAAGCGTTCTTCATCAAATGCCTGCAACATAATGTGCAGCA aacttttgGATGATAACATCGATGATGACATCAGCTGTGCCAAGAGGGTTGTGAGAGATCCTAAAGGGATGTCTGCCTG gaAGGCCTGGGTAAAACACTGCAAAGACAAGGATTTGTCCGAATACCTGGCTAGCTGTAACCTGTGA